The following proteins come from a genomic window of Lolium rigidum isolate FL_2022 chromosome 5, APGP_CSIRO_Lrig_0.1, whole genome shotgun sequence:
- the LOC124653985 gene encoding plant UBX domain-containing protein 2-like, translating into MMKDKMKDLMKKVTSSSAPSFKGPSHVLGSAPASSSRPSNPNPNPKPPPKQQQPPRPPGPSDCSSSARRPDANSNGATVSCPNCGDAFASEHAVSEHLDGCLAAAGGARARAAAYLAADPPPPAAAVEVAKRLLGNLLREPGNDKFRRVRLANPRIKDAVADREGGLDLLEAAGFAVGDEGGELFAVMDEAPSDARLGGIRRAVLLLERSHPSAPVQTPVEAASSKESGRSGVDEQKEVQKIVDRQIRVFFNVPGSSVAETDAPDSFYKLSSEEVSKEARMRRERLEQSRLLIPKSYKEKQALAARQKYKQAVIRVQFPDGVILQGVFLPSEATGSLYEFVASALKQPSLEFDLICPGFPRSRVLPHSPNVGERARTLQDEDLVPSALLKFKPNETDSIVFTGLLDNLLEASEPFTAASS; encoded by the exons atgatgAAGGACAAGATGAAGGATCTCATGAAGAAggtcacctcctcctccgccccctccTTCAAGGGCCCCTCCCACGTCCTCGGCTCcgcccccgcctcctcctcccgcccctccaaccctaaccctaaccccaaacCACCCCCCAAGCAGCAGCAGCCCCCGCGCCCACCCGGCCCCTCCGattgctcctcctccgcccgccgcccAGATGCAAACAGCAACGGCGCCACCGTCTCCTGCCCGAACTGCGGCGACGCCTTCGCCTCCGAGCACGCGGTCTCCGAGCACCTCGACGGCTGCCTCGCGGCGGCGgggggcgcgcgcgcgcgcgcggccgcgtACCTCGCGGCCGACCCGCCCCCGCCCGCGGCCGCCGTGGAGGTCGCCAAGAGGCTGCTCGGGAACCTGCTCAGGGAGCCCGGGAACGACAAGTTCAGGCGGGTCCGGCTCGCCAACCCCAGGATCAAGGACGCCGTGGCCGACCGGGAGGGCGGGCTCGACCTCCTCGAGGCGGCCGGGTTCGCCGTCGGGGACGAGGGCGGGGAGCTCTTCGCGGTCATGGACGAGGCCCCCAGCGACGCCAGGCTCGGCGGGATCAGGCGGGCCGTGCTCCTGCTTGAGAGGTCCCATCCTTCCGCGCCCGTGCAGACCCCCGTGGAGGCAGCGTCTTCCAAGGAGAGCGGCCGCAGTGGAGTTGATGAGCAGAAGGAGGTGCAGAAGATTGTTGATCGGCAG ATTCGGGTATTCTTCAATGTCCCTGGAAGTTCTGTTGCAGAAACTGATGCACCAGATTCTTTCTACAAACTTAGTAGTGAGGAGGTATCAAAAGAAGCAAGGATGAGGAGGGAAAGGCTAGAACAATCTCGGTTGCTGATTCCAAAGTCATACAAGGAGAAGCAGGCACTGGCTGCTCGACAGAAGTACAAACAAGCAGTCATCCGAGTTCAGTTTCCTGATGGAGTAATTCTCCAGGGTGTATTCCTTCCATCTGAGGCTACTGGTTCACTATATGAG TTCGTCGCGTCAGCCTTGAAGCAGCCAAGTTTGGAATTTGATCTTATCTGTCCAGGCTTTCCTAGGTCACGTGTCCTACCTCATTCTCCAAATGTAGGAGAGCGTGCACGCACCCTGCAAGACGAAGACCTAGTACCTTCTGCACTCCTCAAATTCAAGCCCAATGAGACCGATTCTATTGTGTTCACCGGTTTGCTTGACAATCTTCTGGAAGCTAGTGAACCGTTTACAGCTGCATCATCTTGA